In Silene latifolia isolate original U9 population chromosome X, ASM4854445v1, whole genome shotgun sequence, the following proteins share a genomic window:
- the LOC141621015 gene encoding uncharacterized protein LOC141621015 yields MPNSSDSATSVTPSAYAVYDDPLYITAHDQITNSLVDTPFNGTDFMNWKREIMLALMSKNKDGFITGTCQKPAVTDKKYEHWKRVDILVMQWILHSIEKKLRENFKYVTSARQLWGELVECYGQINSLELYQLKKDLGAISQDNSIVVEYYSRLKKTWEEIDALDPIPQCTCGAMNSCTCVLLKRMFDREMQSKLLQLLMGLNSSFENVKSNILTMEPMPTINKVLGLLQKVEKQKSISDTAGALTEANAYASIKHPSTQPESSSKRVKLDTEEKPVKVCSHCKKKGHDVTECYQLQTCTFCGVFGHVEHQCYQARSLGRGRSQGGYGSQGGYGLQGGYGRGRGRSNSYHKKGSNVYKRTDK; encoded by the coding sequence ATGCCGAATTCTAGTGATTCTGCTACATCTGTTACTCCTTCTGCATATGCTGTATATGATGATCCTCTTTACATCACAGCTCATGATCAAATCACAAATAGTCTTGTTGATACGCCTTTTAATGGTACTGATTTCATGAATTGGAAAAGAGAGATTATGCTTGCTTTAATGTCCAAAAACAAGGACGGTTTCATCACAGGAACTTGTCAGAAACCAGCTGTAACTGATAAAAAGTATGAACACTGGAAACGAGTTGACATTCTTGTGATGCAATGGATTTTACATTCTATTGAGAAGAAATTGCGTGAAAATTTCAAGTACGTCACTTCTGCTAGACAACTTTGGGGCGAATTAGTTGAATGCTATGGTCAAATCAATAGCCTTGAGTTGTATCAGTTAAAAAAGGATTTAGGTGCTATATCTCAGGATAATTCCATCGTAGTTGAGTACTACAGTCGTCTGAAAAAGACTTGGGAGGAGATTGATGCACTTGATCCTATTCCTCAGTGCACTTGTGGTGCAATGAATTCTTGTACTTGTGTACTTTTAAAGAGAATGTTTGATAGAGAGATGCAATCAAAGTTACTGCAACTTCTTATGGGTTTGAATTCCAGTTTTGAGAATGTCAAGAGTAACATTCTCACTATGGAGCCTATGCCTACTATCAACAAGGTTTTGGGACTCCTTCAGAAGGTTGAGAAGCAGAAATCTATCAGTGATACTGCTGGTGCCTTGACAGAGGCCAATGCTTATGCCAGCATCAAGCATCCTTCCACACAGCCTGAATCTTCCTCCAAAAGAGTGAAGCTGGACACAGAAGAAAAGCCAGTCAAAGTCTGCTCACACTGCAAGAAGAAGGGACATGATGTAACTGAATGCTACCAATTACAGACCTGCACTTTCTGTGGTGTTTTTGGTCATGTGGAGCATCAATGTTACCAAGCCAGAAGTCTTGGCAGAGGCAGATCACAAGGAGGCTATGGATCTCAGGGTGGTTATGGACTTCAAGGAGGATATGGTAGAGGAAGAGGTCG